The sequence below is a genomic window from Halomonas halophila.
CGGCGCTGGAAGTCGGTGCCCTCCGGCGCCAGCGGCAGGTCGAAGGCCCGGCGGAGGCCGTTGAAGTATTCGGCCAGCTGGGCGCGGGCCTGCTCGGTGTGGGCGTTGGGCCGGGCCGGTGCGTCCTCTTCCATGACGAAGGCGATCTCGGTCAGTCCGGCGTCGGAGGCGCTCAGGCGAATCAGGCCGAGGGCCTCGGTCTCCGGCGGGTGGAAGTAGTCCAGGGCGTCGTCGCTCATCGGCTTGTCTCCTTGTTGCTCAGGGGCATGAACCTCAGGGGGTGGAAGACCAGAGCTGCAGGGTCAGGTAGCTGCGCCAGGGCGCCCCTCGGGCCGGGTCTTCGCCTTCCAGGCGGGGCAGGGCGCGGCGCACGCCGGCGTCGCCGTCCAGCCAGATGTCGGGGGCGCCGATACCGCGCAGCGCCGCGTAGTTCGCCGTCCAGGGCCCGATGCCTTTCAGCGCCGTCCAGGTCAGCGGATCGTCGTCGGCTTCGCCTTCAGCGTACCAGCTCGCGAAGCGCCTGAGCGTCGCCTTGCGGGCGCCGGGCATGCGCAGTTCGTCGAGTTCGCTGTCGGCGATGGCCTCGGGCACGGGGAAGTGATGGCCGTGCTCGGTCGGCTCGCCCCGCGCTTCCACCAGTCGCGTGACCAGGCCGCGGGCGGCGTCGGTGGAGACCTGCTGGCCGAGGATGGCGCGGACGCCGGCCTCGAAGGGCGACCAGATGCCGGGCAGCCGCAGCCCCTCGACCAGTGCAAGGCCGGGGAAGGCGCCGGCCAGATGGGTCTCGATGGTGGTGGTGTCGGCGTCCAGATCCAGCACCCGGCGGATGCGCCGCACCACCGGCGACAGTGCGCGCAGGTCGTCGAGCAGGAGGCGGACCCGGAAGGCATGGCGCTGCGACACGTGTTCGGCGGTGAACGAGCCGCGCGCGCCGCCCCAGCGGATATGCCGGCCGTAATATGCCTCGCCGACCCACTCCAGGCCGGCAATGGCACGGCCGGCGTGGAAGTCGCGCAGCGCCGGCCAGGCGTAGGGCGGGCGATAGGCCAGCCATAGCGTCAGCGGCTCGCCGTTCTGGCCGCCGTTGGCGCTATCGGCGGCGCTTCGGCGCAGTTCCCGCGGCGCCAGGCCGATGCGGGTCACGAAGGCATCGTTGAAGCGGCGCAGGCTGCGAAAGCCGCTGGCGTAGGCGATGTCGGTGATCGGCAGCGTGGTCTGGTGCAGCAGCTGCTTGGCGAACAGGCACTGGCGATGCTGGGCGTAGGCCTTGGGCGAGACGCCGAGCCCGTCGTGGAACAGCCGCCTCAGGTGGCGCTCGCCGACGCCGAGCCGCTGGCACAGATCGCCCAGCGAGCCG
It includes:
- a CDS encoding AlkA N-terminal domain-containing protein translates to MLDAAQCRQARLARDARFDGRFVVGVTSTGIYCRPICPAIPSKDTRVRYFDTPLAAAEAGFRPCLRCRPDSAPDSPAWRGTRTTLERALRLIDDGALGDGSLGDLCQRLGVGERHLRRLFHDGLGVSPKAYAQHRQCLFAKQLLHQTTLPITDIAYASGFRSLRRFNDAFVTRIGLAPRELRRSAADSANGGQNGEPLTLWLAYRPPYAWPALRDFHAGRAIAGLEWVGEAYYGRHIRWGGARGSFTAEHVSQRHAFRVRLLLDDLRALSPVVRRIRRVLDLDADTTTIETHLAGAFPGLALVEGLRLPGIWSPFEAGVRAILGQQVSTDAARGLVTRLVEARGEPTEHGHHFPVPEAIADSELDELRMPGARKATLRRFASWYAEGEADDDPLTWTALKGIGPWTANYAALRGIGAPDIWLDGDAGVRRALPRLEGEDPARGAPWRSYLTLQLWSSTP